Proteins encoded by one window of Actinocorallia herbida:
- a CDS encoding PLP-dependent aminotransferase family protein, whose product METTRSDSHLNRYAARAQGMVASEIRALFAVASRPEIVSLAGGMPFVNALPLDAVGAMLQHLIVTKGAEALQYGSAQGDPELRERICDVMALEGITASPEDVTVTVGSQQALDLLSKIFIDPGDVVLAESPSYVGALGTFAAYQAEVVHIPMDGYGIIPEALRETLVRLRAENRRVKFLYTVPTFQNPAGVTLSAPRRAELLALAEEFDLLIIEDNPYGLLSFDAAPPRPLRADESERVIYLGSFSKTFSSGMRVGWALAPHAVRAKLVLAAESAILSHSNLTQLAVREFLATHPWRDQVKSFVELYRERRDTMLTALDEFMPEGTTWTRPAGGFFVWLTLPEGLDSKAMSPLALANRVAYVPGTGFYSDGTGHRHMRISYCYPEPARIREGVQRLATVINQELSLRNTFA is encoded by the coding sequence ATGGAGACCACACGCAGCGACTCGCATCTCAACCGCTACGCAGCCCGCGCACAGGGCATGGTGGCGTCGGAGATCCGAGCTCTGTTCGCAGTGGCCTCTCGCCCCGAGATCGTCTCGCTCGCCGGCGGCATGCCGTTCGTCAACGCGCTCCCCCTCGACGCGGTCGGCGCGATGCTCCAGCACCTCATCGTCACCAAGGGCGCCGAAGCCCTCCAGTACGGCTCCGCGCAGGGCGACCCCGAGCTCCGCGAGCGCATCTGCGACGTGATGGCCCTCGAAGGCATCACCGCCTCGCCGGAGGACGTCACCGTCACGGTCGGGTCCCAGCAGGCCCTCGACCTCCTGTCCAAGATCTTCATCGACCCGGGCGACGTCGTCCTCGCCGAGTCCCCCTCGTACGTCGGCGCGCTCGGCACCTTCGCGGCCTACCAGGCCGAGGTCGTGCACATCCCGATGGACGGCTACGGCATCATCCCCGAGGCGCTGCGCGAGACCCTGGTACGGCTGCGCGCCGAGAACCGCCGCGTGAAGTTCCTCTACACGGTCCCGACCTTCCAGAACCCCGCGGGCGTCACCCTGTCGGCGCCGCGCCGCGCCGAACTTCTCGCCCTGGCCGAGGAGTTCGACCTCCTCATCATCGAGGACAACCCGTACGGCCTCCTCAGCTTCGACGCGGCCCCGCCCCGTCCGCTGCGCGCCGACGAATCCGAGCGGGTCATCTACCTCGGCTCGTTCTCCAAGACCTTCTCCAGCGGCATGCGCGTCGGCTGGGCCCTCGCCCCGCACGCCGTCCGCGCCAAACTCGTCCTGGCCGCCGAATCCGCGATCCTCTCGCACAGCAACCTCACCCAGCTCGCCGTCCGCGAGTTCCTCGCCACCCACCCGTGGCGCGACCAGGTGAAGTCCTTCGTCGAGCTCTACCGCGAACGCCGCGACACCATGCTCACCGCCCTCGACGAGTTCATGCCCGAGGGCACCACATGGACCCGCCCCGCCGGCGGCTTCTTCGTCTGGCTCACCCTCCCCGAGGGCCTCGACTCCAAAGCCATGTCCCCCCTGGCCCTGGCCAACCGCGTCGCCTACGTCCCCGGCACCGGCTTCTACTCCGACGGCACCGGCCACCGCCACATGCGCATCTCCTACTGCTACCCCGAACCCGCCCGCATCCGCGAAGGCGTCCAACGCCTGGCCACCGTGATCAACCAGGAACTCTCCCTCCGCAACACCTTCGCCTAA
- a CDS encoding GNAT family N-acetyltransferase, which produces MNITLDNLDELPRRCRTCVFWELDPVSRERADAVGDPGLEKEAWVSATLLEWGSCGKLVFVDNVPAGFVQYAPPLYVPRSVAFPTSPVSADAVLLMNAHIIPEFAGGGLGRMLVQSVAKDLTRRGVKAIEAFGDLKVEEGGCMVPADYLLAVGFKTIRPHHRFPRLRLDLRSALSWREDVEVALERLLGSMTPEGALRPV; this is translated from the coding sequence GTGAACATCACGCTCGACAACCTTGATGAACTGCCCCGGCGCTGCCGGACCTGTGTGTTCTGGGAACTGGACCCGGTGAGCCGCGAACGCGCCGACGCGGTCGGCGACCCGGGTCTGGAGAAGGAAGCCTGGGTTTCGGCGACGCTGCTGGAATGGGGAAGCTGCGGCAAGCTCGTCTTCGTCGACAATGTGCCGGCGGGGTTCGTGCAATACGCGCCGCCGCTGTACGTGCCGCGGTCGGTGGCTTTCCCGACGAGCCCGGTGTCGGCCGACGCGGTGCTGTTGATGAACGCGCACATCATTCCGGAGTTCGCGGGCGGCGGCCTCGGCCGGATGCTGGTGCAGAGCGTCGCGAAGGATCTGACGCGTCGGGGCGTGAAAGCCATCGAGGCGTTCGGGGATCTGAAGGTGGAAGAGGGCGGCTGTATGGTCCCCGCTGATTACCTGCTCGCTGTCGGATTTAAAACGATTCGTCCCCATCATCGCTTTCCGCGGCTGAGGCTCGATCTGCGATCGGCCCTGTCGTGGCGTGAGGACGTCGAGGTGGCCCTTGAGCGTCTCCTTGGATCAATGACCCCAGAGGGTGCCTTGCGGCCCGTCTGA